A stretch of DNA from Tribolium castaneum strain GA2 chromosome 7, icTriCast1.1, whole genome shotgun sequence:
CAAGTCTAAAGAAAGCGTTTAAACAATATTCCATCTCTctagaaattttttccacGAATCGCCTTGTTTTTGTCTAAGTTGACTGGGCTGCTGACAGCAATCATAATTACGTTAGAACGGTATTGGAATAGTCATGAAAATCcacaattttagtaaaattgagtttatatcccatttcagttcatagtagaattttgcaacagcgcatttaaattttttttaccttagCTCAAAACGTCTCGCTGGAAGTTAGTATAACACagaattcttttctttttcatgCACTTTCAATtagtgctttatttttcactccgAAAATTGCAAAAGCGCTATtgcaattctactatgaatTGAAATGGGATATAATTGTGGGACTAAAGTTGTTTAGTTCAACATTCAACTCTAATGccttattaaacaaataactattttcatACTGGTTTCTGGAGCTGGGGCTGTCGATGGATTCACTTCGTTGCAAGTGTGAATAATTTTGAGTAAACCATCAGATAGTTCTACAAGCTTTGCAGGGTGATCCTTGGTTACGGCTTGTATACTTGTGATGATATTTTCCAATCGCTGAAAGTAAAACTGTGAGCAAAGTTTACTTACAATCACAGAAGCATAAACTTACATTGATCTTCAGGGCATATTCGAAGTTTTCAATTCGGAGAAAGTTGGCAACTTCTTCCATACGCGCAACTTCCTTCTTTAATTCAATAACGGATTTTAAATCAGGCTTCGACATCATTAATCCACTCAAACAAACactttttaataagtttttagtAGAAATTGACGTTTGTGCTAATTTTAGGTTATATTATAATTCAGCGCACGCCATGCACATGCGCATCTTCCTAGATTCactcaatttaaaaaactttgtttaaattaatgaatgcCTCATTTTAATGAAATCGTGTTATTTTCTTCAAGACAGGCAAACATAGCGTATTTGTGTGCaattgtgataaaaaaaaagtttttggtcattttttagTACAGtaccaattttatttaaatattttaacacttAAAGGCCAGATGTATACTTTACAAACTTGCTGGGAtattctgtataattatataaaattaaaaatattaaattgtaaatttgaatttagCACTGAAAAGTAACCCCAGGTAAAACTAGAGAATTTACATTTTGTCTGTTGGCCACGCTCGCTgtcaacgaaaaaaaaaacacgtggGGTTAACATTTCTAAACAATTTCTGTTTACTCAATTTTACGATATTATGGTAATTGTTTGTCATTCTTccaattaaatttctttaatGTTTGTCTTTTAGGATGTTCTGAGCCGTCCTGCCGAAGAATTCGAGAATGACCAAACCTTGGAAGCAATGTGGGCCATGAAAGCCTACGAACACGCCGAAATTTACTTCAATGTAATTTAATCGCGTCCAACAACCACAttattaatttgacatttCAGATTTTGTGTTCAGTTGACCCAAAATACCTTAAATTGACGCCAATAGACGACATAATCTACAAAGAATTTCGGGAGGAATTCCCAAATTTAAGACTGAACATAATCGAGGAGAATGAACTCAAAAGTGAGAAAAGCAAAGCCAAGTGGCGGCCGTTTTGTGAAAAGTTCAAAAAGTGCGTAGAGGACTACAGTTTTGGGACTTTGTTACGCAGTGATGCATCCAAAAGTTACACAGAAGACAACACAATTCTAGTGACGCGAATACAATTTTACGCGATCGAATTAGCCCGAAACCGCGAAGGTGTCAACGATAATTTACGCAAGCATTTcccaaaaattgaataaaacacgattaatacaaactttttttattatattattgaaTACACAAATTTTAAGAAGTTTCAACAGCCGTCGCAGACGCTGATTCTTCAGTGTATTTTCCCTTGTCTTTGCCCAAAGCGGCCAACCTGCCCTTGGCCCTACGGTCAATGATCTTTTTCCTGTCCTTGTCCATCTTGAGCTTGACAATTACGGCCTGAAACGGAACCAATTAATACCGATTcttaactattaaaaaaaaattgatgagaATGGAATCAGAGCCAAGGTCTCACCATGTCATAAGTTGACAAAACACAATCGAGACACTTGTTAAGAGAACCTTAACAAGTGGCGATCGTGCTGTCAAAACTTATGGTCTACGAATGGTTTGTGATCATCatttttacttgaaaaataaaaaacattgtttttatttctattttattgGGTGTGTCAAAAGTCCCGGATACGCTCTTCagaacattatttttgataaaaaaatttacaaaacctcagttaaaatcaaaaaccaaATGTACTTTTAAACTGCTGtttttaactcattttaaaaaccaAAGGAAATGTTTTCCCACAAttctttatgaaaattttgatattaaatcaactaaacatttaaataaataattaaaaataaagttaacaGTTTCTTGGGTTATTGATGTTGCTATACACTTAAAAAACGCGCTTTTTGAAAGTTAGATTTATGCATGCTGTTGCGTGctttaaataagcaaaatagattatcaataaaaaagtttatttttatttacacagggtgattttttaaaaacgtcaGGTTctgtagaatttttatttatggctcaatttcaaaaataaatggctTTTAGTAACAGCAGATGcttttaaaacttttctaaATGTTTAGTATactttcatattttaaattaggacCCATATTTTTCTTGTCAtaatttaaaagcaaattttttggaaaaaattgtttaaaaaagtagacaataaaattgattttattttataaaatttagttgcatggtgtcaataaaaattgtagcacgtgtgtttttaaacataattacAATGTGAATTTGATAGTTGTGCAATTATTTTATGATGGAAGAGCTTAAAAGgagtcaaaaaaaataactagcTTTATCCAAACTTTTACTACTTTTTTACCAAAGTTTATTATGACTAATAGACGTCATTTTAGGAAATCAAATTCTGTAGTACCTTCgccaaaaaaaacgaaatttcaacgtttttatatttttttatcgcagGACTTGTTTTTCTGTGACtgtttgtcttaattttaactcaaTGTGATAGATTTTGAAGAACAACGCGCAGAGctcaaatttgtttaaaatttttgttggtgTCAAATTTATTCGCCGACCAAAACTCTATATCCCAAACTATAAGTATAAGGATAAGgcaagttgagttatttttcaatatttttattttcatatgtACTGTAAGTATAATTCAAACAGTATgcaaataatagtaatacatATTACTATTTCGCAAAGCATTCATGTTTTTTacagtatttatttatttcctcTTATTTCAtatgtaaagtaaaaattactgGTAAagtccttttttttaatttaccgctTAAAGTGAACCTCTGATATAACAAACTGATTCTGATACATTGTAATCGTAATCAAACaagttatcaaaaaattagagCAATGGAAGGTGCAGCTACATTGTTACTTCATTATGACCCTCACCTACAGCTCGTGACGTATTTTCATACTCGTGGCTTAATCGCCATTAAATGCGAGATGcatacacatttttttctaaaactcgaccggaaacaaaaaaaaattaaatttattttcaaaaatgttaaacgTTCACGGCAATCCAACAAGTACTTCTTGGTCACAAGTGGTCCCGTGATTTTCATACTGTACTCTGATTAGTCACAAACGAACCAACGAGTAACGAATCAATTAAACTACATGGgaatagaaaaaacatttttttatttttaccttgGAGGGATGAATACCGACGTAAACCGTGGCCCCGTTAGCCTTCTCCCTTTGAATTCGTTCGAtgtaaataacgaatttttttcggTACACTTGGACAACTTTACCGA
This window harbors:
- the LOC660686 gene encoding protein PBDC1 is translated as MDVLSRPAEEFENDQTLEAMWAMKAYEHAEIYFNILCSVDPKYLKLTPIDDIIYKEFREEFPNLRLNIIEENELKSEKSKAKWRPFCEKFKKCVEDYSFGTLLRSDASKSYTEDNTILVTRIQFYAIELARNREGVNDNLRKHFPKIE
- the RpL26 gene encoding large ribosomal subunit protein uL24 codes for the protein MKFNKLVTASRSKNRKRHFTAPSHVRRRLMSAPLSKELRQKYNVRTMPIRKDDEVQVVRGHYKGQQVGKVVQVYRKKFVIYIERIQREKANGATVYVGIHPSKAVIVKLKMDKDRKKIIDRRAKGRLAALGKDKGKYTEESASATAVETS